A single window of Helicobacter pylori DNA harbors:
- a CDS encoding 16S rRNA (uracil(1498)-N(3))-methyltransferase — protein sequence MRFVYHPLAKEPVLKIEGESYTHLYRSRRIKSANRLDLRNLKDSFLYTYEHAEITKKHALLKLVGARPLEVMANKKTHLILSVIEIKSIEKILPFLNQLGVSKLSLFYADFSQRNEKIDSAKLERFQKILIHSCEQCGRSALMELEAFSNTKEVLNAYPKASVLDFKGETLPASMDFEKGVIIGPEGGFSEQERECFKEREIYRIPLDMVLKSESACVFVASIAQI from the coding sequence ATGCGTTTTGTCTACCACCCTTTAGCCAAAGAGCCTGTTTTAAAAATAGAAGGCGAGAGTTACACGCATTTATACCGATCAAGGCGTATCAAAAGCGCGAATCGTTTGGATTTAAGAAATTTAAAAGACAGCTTTTTATACACCTATGAGCATGCAGAAATCACTAAAAAACACGCCCTTTTAAAGCTAGTGGGCGCGCGACCATTAGAAGTTATGGCTAATAAAAAAACGCATTTGATTTTAAGCGTGATTGAAATCAAAAGCATTGAAAAAATTTTACCCTTTTTAAATCAGTTAGGCGTGAGCAAGTTGAGTTTGTTCTATGCGGATTTTAGCCAGCGTAATGAAAAGATAGACAGCGCCAAATTAGAGCGCTTCCAAAAGATTCTGATCCATTCTTGCGAGCAATGCGGTCGTAGTGCTTTAATGGAATTGGAAGCGTTTTCAAACACCAAAGAGGTGTTAAACGCCTACCCAAAGGCGAGCGTTTTGGATTTTAAGGGCGAAACCTTACCCGCAAGCATGGATTTTGAAAAAGGCGTTATCATAGGGCCTGAAGGGGGCTTTAGCGAACAAGAAAGGGAGTGTTTTAAAGAGCGTGAAATTTATCGCATCCCATTAGATATGGTGCTAAAATCTGAGAGCGCATGCGTGTTTGTGGCGAGTATCGCGCAAATTTAG
- the dcd gene encoding dCTP deaminase: MGLKADSWIKKMSLEHGMISPFCEKQVGKNVISYGLSSYGYDIRVGSEFMLFDNKNALIDPKNFDPNNATKIDASKEGYFILPANAFALAHTIEYFKMPKDTLAICLGKSTYARCGIIVNVTPFEPEFEGYITIEISNTTNLPAKVYANEGIAQVVFLQGDEMCEQSYKDRGGKYQGQVGITLPKILK, from the coding sequence ATGGGATTGAAAGCGGATTCTTGGATTAAAAAAATGAGTTTAGAGCATGGCATGATTAGCCCTTTTTGCGAAAAGCAAGTCGGTAAGAATGTGATCAGCTATGGTTTGAGCAGTTACGGGTATGATATTAGAGTGGGGAGTGAGTTCATGCTCTTTGATAACAAAAACGCTTTAATTGACCCTAAAAACTTTGACCCTAACAACGCGACTAAAATTGATGCGAGTAAAGAAGGGTATTTTATCTTACCCGCTAACGCGTTCGCCCTAGCCCATACGATAGAGTATTTTAAAATGCCTAAAGACACCTTAGCGATTTGTTTAGGCAAAAGCACTTACGCCAGGTGTGGGATCATTGTGAATGTTACGCCTTTTGAGCCGGAATTTGAAGGCTATATTACGATTGAAATTTCTAACACCACTAATTTACCGGCTAAAGTCTATGCCAATGAAGGGATCGCACAAGTGGTGTTTTTACAAGGCGATGAAATGTGCGAGCAAAGCTATAAAGATAGAGGCGGTAAGTATCAAGGGCAAGTGGGCATCACTTTGCCTAAAATTTTAAAGTGA
- the accB gene encoding acetyl-CoA carboxylase biotin carboxyl carrier protein has product MNLSEIEELIKEFKASDLGHLKLKHEHFELVLDKESAYAKHKNALNSAHSPAPIMVEASMPSAQTPVPMVCTPIVDKKEDFVLSPMVGTFYHAPSPGAEPYVKAGDTLKKGQIVGIVEAMKIMNEIEVEYPCKVVSVEVGDAQPVEYGTKLIKVEKL; this is encoded by the coding sequence ATGAACCTTTCTGAAATTGAAGAGTTGATCAAAGAATTTAAAGCTTCTGATTTGGGGCATTTGAAATTAAAGCATGAGCATTTTGAGTTGGTTTTGGATAAAGAATCCGCTTATGCGAAACATAAAAATGCGTTAAATTCCGCCCATTCTCCAGCCCCCATTATGGTAGAAGCGAGCATGCCAAGCGCTCAAACCCCTGTGCCTATGGTATGCACCCCTATTGTGGATAAAAAAGAAGATTTCGTGCTTTCGCCTATGGTAGGCACTTTTTATCATGCGCCCTCCCCTGGGGCTGAGCCTTATGTCAAAGCGGGCGATACGCTTAAAAAAGGGCAAATCGTGGGCATTGTAGAAGCGATGAAAATCATGAATGAAATTGAAGTGGAATACCCTTGCAAGGTGGTTTCTGTTGAAGTGGGAGACGCTCAGCCGGTAGAATACGGCACGAAACTCATCAAAGTGGAAAAGCTTTAA
- a CDS encoding acetyl-CoA carboxylase biotin carboxylase subunit, translated as MNKRNKKVEKKELSRILIANRGEIALRAIQTIQEMGKESIAIYSIADKDAHYLNTASAKVCIGGAKSSESYLNIPAIISAAELFEADAIFPGYGFLSENQNFVEICSHHSLEFIGPSAKVMALMSDKSKAKSVMKEAGMPVIEGSDGLLKSYQEAEEIADKIGYPVIIKAAAGGGGRGMRVVEDKSKLKNLYLAAETEALSAFGDGSVYLEKFINKPKHIEVQILADKHGNVIHVGERDCSVQRRQQKLIEETPAVVLEEGVRKRLLETAIKAAKYIGYVGAGTFEFLLDSNMKDFYFMEMNTRLQVEHTISEMVSGLNLIEWMIKIAQGEELPKQESFSLKGHAIECRITAEDPKKFYPSPGKITEWIAPGGVNVRLDSHAHAHYVVPTHYDSMIGKLIVWGENRERAIAKMKRALKEFKVEGIKTTIPFHLEMLENADFRQAKIHTKYLEENF; from the coding sequence ATGAATAAAAGAAATAAAAAGGTAGAAAAAAAAGAACTCTCGCGCATTTTGATCGCTAATAGAGGCGAGATCGCTTTAAGAGCGATCCAAACCATTCAAGAAATGGGTAAAGAATCCATAGCCATTTATTCTATCGCTGACAAAGACGCCCACTACCTCAATACGGCTAGTGCAAAAGTGTGTATAGGGGGGGCCAAATCCAGCGAGAGTTACTTGAATATCCCTGCGATCATTAGCGCGGCGGAATTGTTTGAAGCGGATGCGATTTTCCCCGGGTATGGGTTTTTGAGCGAGAATCAGAATTTTGTAGAGATTTGCTCGCACCATTCTTTGGAATTTATTGGTCCGAGTGCAAAAGTCATGGCTTTAATGAGCGATAAATCCAAAGCCAAAAGCGTGATGAAAGAAGCCGGCATGCCTGTGATTGAGGGCAGTGATGGGTTGCTTAAAAGCTATCAAGAAGCTGAAGAAATCGCTGATAAAATCGGCTACCCTGTTATCATTAAAGCGGCCGCTGGTGGGGGCGGAAGGGGGATGCGTGTCGTAGAAGATAAATCCAAGCTTAAAAACCTTTATTTAGCCGCAGAAACGGAAGCTTTGAGCGCGTTTGGCGATGGGAGCGTGTATTTAGAAAAATTCATCAACAAGCCTAAGCACATTGAAGTCCAAATTCTAGCCGACAAGCATGGCAATGTCATTCATGTGGGCGAAAGGGATTGCTCGGTGCAAAGACGCCAGCAAAAGCTCATTGAAGAAACCCCGGCGGTGGTTTTAGAAGAGGGCGTGCGTAAGCGTTTGCTAGAAACAGCGATCAAGGCCGCTAAATACATCGGCTATGTGGGGGCGGGGACTTTTGAATTTTTGCTTGATTCTAACATGAAAGATTTTTATTTCATGGAGATGAACACTCGTTTGCAAGTGGAACATACCATTAGCGAAATGGTGAGCGGGTTAAACCTCATTGAATGGATGATTAAAATCGCTCAAGGCGAAGAATTGCCCAAACAAGAAAGCTTTTCTCTCAAAGGGCATGCGATAGAATGCCGAATCACGGCAGAAGATCCTAAAAAATTCTACCCAAGCCCGGGTAAAATCACCGAATGGATCGCCCCTGGTGGGGTGAATGTGCGCCTTGATTCGCATGCGCATGCCCATTATGTCGTGCCTACGCACTATGATTCGATGATTGGCAAGCTCATTGTGTGGGGTGAAAACAGAGAAAGAGCGATCGCTAAGATGAAAAGGGCTTTAAAGGAATTTAAGGTAGAAGGCATTAAAACGACCATTCCTTTCCACCTTGAAATGCTTGAAAATGCGGATTTCAGGCAAGCAAAAATCCACACGAAGTATTTAGAAGAAAATTTTTAA